In the genome of Hymenobacter cellulosivorans, one region contains:
- a CDS encoding ABC transporter ATP-binding protein: protein MLHPVIETLDIAKEYQMGTELIQALRSVTITIQRGEYVAFMGPSGSGKSTLMNIVGCLDTPTRGTYILNGKNVSSMSDNQLADVRNKEIGFIFQSFNLLPRATSLDNVALPLIYAGYSKSDREEKAMLALKSVGLDTRAKHKPNELSGGQRQRVAIARALVNDPSVLLADEPTGALDSKTSHEIMDLFEALYAKGNTIIMVTHEEDIANFAHRIVRLRDGQVESDVVNHKVATHILS from the coding sequence ATGTTACATCCAGTAATTGAAACCCTCGACATTGCGAAGGAATACCAGATGGGCACGGAGCTCATCCAGGCACTACGGTCCGTCACCATCACCATCCAGCGGGGCGAGTATGTAGCCTTCATGGGGCCTTCGGGTTCGGGCAAATCCACGCTGATGAACATCGTGGGCTGCCTCGACACACCCACACGAGGTACCTACATCCTGAATGGCAAAAACGTCAGCAGCATGTCGGACAATCAGCTGGCCGACGTGCGCAACAAGGAAATCGGCTTCATTTTCCAGAGCTTCAACCTGCTGCCCCGGGCCACATCCCTCGACAACGTGGCTCTGCCCCTGATTTATGCCGGCTACAGCAAGTCAGACCGGGAGGAGAAAGCCATGCTGGCCCTCAAGAGCGTAGGCCTCGACACCCGCGCCAAGCACAAGCCCAATGAGCTGTCCGGCGGTCAGCGCCAGCGCGTAGCCATTGCTCGGGCCTTAGTCAACGACCCCAGCGTGTTGTTGGCCGACGAACCAACCGGTGCCCTCGACTCCAAGACCAGTCACGAAATTATGGACTTGTTTGAGGCCCTTTACGCCAAAGGCAATACCATTATCATGGTAACCCACGAAGAGGATATTGCCAACTTTGCCCACCGCATCGTGCGCCTGCGCGACGGGCAGGTGGAGTCGGATGTGGTTAACCACAAAGTGGCGACCCACATCCTCAGCTGA
- a CDS encoding cob(I)yrinic acid a,c-diamide adenosyltransferase, which translates to MKIYTKTGDKGLTSLIGGTRVPKSSLRIECYGTVDELNSYIGLVRDQEVNLSRRDLLKEIQDRLFTMGASLASDPEKSKMKIPDLHEEDVLLLEREMDRMNETLPELRVFILPGGHPSVSYAHVARCVCRRAERLVIALREDSFVAELVVMYLNRLSDYLFVLSRQMAHELNAEEVTWKPRLS; encoded by the coding sequence ATGAAGATCTACACCAAAACCGGCGACAAAGGCCTTACTTCGCTTATTGGCGGCACCCGGGTTCCTAAGTCCAGCCTGCGCATCGAGTGCTACGGCACCGTCGACGAGCTCAACTCCTACATCGGCCTGGTGCGTGACCAGGAAGTAAACCTCAGCCGCCGCGACCTGCTCAAGGAAATCCAGGACCGGCTCTTCACAATGGGCGCCTCGCTGGCTTCCGATCCGGAGAAGTCGAAGATGAAAATTCCGGATCTGCACGAGGAAGACGTCCTGCTGCTGGAGCGCGAAATGGACCGGATGAACGAGACGCTGCCCGAGTTGCGGGTGTTCATTCTGCCTGGCGGCCACCCTTCCGTATCCTACGCCCACGTGGCCCGCTGCGTGTGCCGCCGCGCCGAACGACTGGTTATTGCCCTGCGCGAAGACTCCTTCGTAGCCGAACTCGTGGTGATGTACCTCAACCGTTTATCGGACTATTTATTCGTGCTCAGCCGCCAGATGGCGCACGAATTGAATGCCGAAGAAGTTACCTGGAAACCGCGCCTCTCCTAG